The genomic segment TCAGGGTGCGCGCGGCAATACTCGCGGCGGGGCCAAACGGTCAAGGCGATCTTGACGACCTCTTGGGGCGATGTGGCAATAGGGGTAAGGCGGTCGGTCGAAAAGGCACCTCGATCGAATCCGCTTGCGTACACTGATCCCCCAACTACCGCCCGCCAGAGGAACCGGCCCATGAAGCTCCGCGGCATCATTCCACCCGTCGTTACCCCGATGACCCCGGACCAGGAGATCGACCTACCCGGCCTGCGGCAGCACATCGACTTCCTGCTCGCCCGCGGCGTCCACGGCATCTTCGTGTTGGGTACGAGCGGCGAGTTCTACGCGCTCGACGAAGCCGAGAAGCAGAAGGTGGTCGCGGCGGCCGTTGCGCACGTCAACGGTCGGGCGCCCGTGTACGCCGGCACCGGCGCGGAGACGACGCGCGAAGTCGTCCGCCTCACGAAGATGGCCGAACACGAGGGCGCCGTCGGCGTGTCCGTCATCACCCCGTACTTCATCAAGCCGAACCAGACCGAACTCGCCGACCACTTCCGCCGCGTCGCGGAGAGCACGAGCCTGTCGGTGGTGCTGTACAACAACCCGGCGACGTGCGGCGGGCTGAGCATCGAGCCGGAAACGGTCGCTCGGCTCGCGGAGGTGCCGAATATCGTCGGCATCAAGGACTCGTCCGGCGACCTCCAGAACACCATCGAAATCGTCCGCTCCACGCCGCGCGAGACGTTCAGCGTCCTGAACGGGCGCGACACCCTCATCCTCGCGGCGCTCCAGTCCGGCGCCCAGGGCGCGATCCCGGCGGCGTGCAACATCGCGCCGGAACTGTGCGTCGGCATCTACGAGTCGTTCACGAGGGGCGACGCGGACGCGGCCAAACGGGCGCAGTCGCGGTTACACGGCGTCCGCATGGCGATGAGCCTCGGCACCGGGAACAGCGCCGTCAAGGAAGCGATGGCGCTGCTGGGCCGCCCCGCGGGGCCGATGCGGTCACCGGTTCTGCCCTTCGGTGAGGCCCAGAAGGCGAAGCTGAAAGCGATTCTGGAGACGGCCGGGCTGATGGGGTGACCGGCCTCCGCCGCGCCCGGGTTACGAGCGTTTGAGGAGATCGTCGGCCCACTCGGTCTCGATCTGGTCGGCCTTGAGTTGGGTGCAGAAGTGGACGGCCGCGTCGCGCAGGCTGCCCGGTTTGCGGGGCAGAATCAGGTTGGCGATCAGGTCGCGCAGGTGCGGCGCGTAGGGGGAGCCCGCGAACTTGGCCGCGGACTGCGTGTACAGGTCCTGCTTCGAGTCGAACCCGCCGAACGACGCGCCGAGCAGTTTCACGCACAGGGCCGACGCGCGCGGGTCCGCGTCCTGTACGCGGGCCAGGAGCGCCAGCCGTAAGGCGCCTTCCTGGCGGGCGGTTTCCGCGAGTTCGGCCTGAACGGACGGGTGCAGATTGCTGTGGGACAGGCTCGTGTCCTCGGTCGGCCCGTCCAGCACCTTGGCGGCCGCCGCTTCGAGCGACCGCGGCGTCTCGTGGGCGAGCGCGGTGTCGTCGCCGGACCGGGAGCCGCCCTTGCTCTTCCCCTTCGGCGCCTTGACCCCCGCGACCGACGCGCCGAACAACGCGTTCAGATCCAGAGGCCGTCCGTCCGTTCCCGTCGCGCGTTCGACGATCAACTGGCCCGCGCGCCACCGGAACACGACCCGCGCGGCCAGAACCGGGGGCCGGGACACGGACTGCGGCTGGAGGCAGTAGGCGTAGCCCTCGGCCGCCTCGACCCGCACCTGAGCGTCTTCGTCCAGGTGCGGCTCGATGGCCCGCCGGAACCAGTCGCTCGTCTCCGGGATCACGACGACAACGGTGCCCCGAGCCCGGACGAGCGGGAGCACGTGATTCCGCGTTCGGTAGGTTTCGGTGGACATTACCGGGGAGTTTAACTCGCGGTCTGACACATTACCAGATAACTCGACCGATCCACACACGGTCTTCACGGCTCGTCCGACGCCTCAAAACTGGGTCGGACCGGGCGCGTTCCATCACATGTGCATGAACGCGTTCGCGTTTTTGGTGGCATCGCTCATGAGTTCGTTCGGAGCGTCGCGGCCGATCGCGATCGATGCTTAGCGCCGCAAGCCGTCGCGCCAGCCACAGCACCTTCTGATCAAGTGTACGATATACGAACGCCCTGTTCCACACGCGCGTGCCCGCCGCCACAGCCTCGCGGTATTCGTCCGCCCCGGCCGGGTTCATCGCTTTCAGGCCGTGGGCAAGGCGAAGCGTCTTTGATGTGTCGAGGTTCACCCCGCCGGGCCGGCGAGGCGCCGGCCGCCTTCTCCCATGCCAGGAGGGGGGAACCCGCGGGGGGGCACCGATTGCAGCACGAGAGAGGGCAAACCAACCACCGCTACCCGTCAACTCGATTGCGCATCACTGCGCCGCCGGCTTCTCACCCCCCGGCGCCGGACCGTCGGGCGGGTTTTGCCCCTTCGGGTGGAACTGCCGGTGAATGGCCTTCAACCGGTCGCGGTCGATGTGCGTGTAAATCTGCGTCGTCTGGATCGACGCGTGGCCGAGCATCTCCTGCACGCTGCGGAGGTCCGCGCCGCCGCTGAGCAGGTGCGTGGCGAAGCTGTGCCGCATCGTGTGCGGGCTGACCGTGCTCGGCAGCCCGGCGCGCTTGCAGTACTTCTTCACCAGCGCCCACAGGTGAATCCGCGTGAGCGGGCGGCCGGTCTTGCTGACGAACACCACGTCGGCGCCGCCGGTCGGGGACCGCCCGCCCTCCGCCGACGCCCCGCTGATGTACGCCCGCAGCGCCGCCAGCGCCGGCCGCCCGAGCGGCACCACGCGCTGCTTGCTCCCCTTCCCGACGCACTTGAGGAACGCGGCGTCGAGGTACACGTCGACGAGTTTCAGGTTCACCACTTCGGACGCGCGGCAGCCGGTCGCGTAGAGCGTTTCGAGCATCGCGCGGTCCCGGAGGAAGAACCGGTCGCCGGCTTGCGGCGCGGTGATGAGCGCCTCGACCGCGGTGGGCGGCAGCACCTCGGGGACGCGCTCCCACAATTTGGGTGAGCCGAGTAGATCGACGGTCGCGGCGTCCGCGCGCTCCTCCATCCGCAGGAAGCGGTAGAACATTTTGAGCGAAACGAGGTGCCGGGCGATGCTCGGCGGGGCGAGCTTCTCGTCGTGTAAGAAGCCCACGTAGCGCGCGAGATCCTTGAGAGCCGGCTTCAGGTACTCCTCGAACTTCACGAGCGCGGCCCATTTCGCGTACCGTTCGAGATCGCGGCCGTAGGCCTGCACCGTGTTGTCGGCCATGCCCCGTTCGGACAGCATGTAGTTCCGGAACGCGGCCACGTCGGATACCAGTTCGGAGAGGGACACGGTTCACCTCGAGTGTGCCGTCGTGCTACGTCCCAGGGGAAGGAGCCCATCCACGCGATTCGGTTATCACCCGCCGCCCAGGAGTTCGCGAACAATGACCGGGCGCAGTTGCTCGAACGCCCGCGCCCGGTGGCTCATCTGCTGTTTCACTTCGGGCGGCAGTTCACCGAACGTCTGACCGTACTCGGGCACGAGGAACAGCGGGTCGTAGCCGAACCCGCCGCTGCCGCGGTACTCGGTCACGATGGAGCCGTGGCACCGTCCTTCCACCTCCGCGACCACCCGGCCCGTCGGGTCGGCCAGAACCGCGGTGCTGACGTAGTACGCGGCCCGCTGGTCGCCGGTGAGTGCGGACATCTCGCGTAAGAGTTTCTCGTTGTTGGCCGCGTCGTCTCCGTGCGTGCCGGAGTACCGCGCGGAGTACACGCCCGGCGCGCCGCCGAGGGCCGGTACGCACAAGCCACTGTCTTCGCCGATCACCCACGCTCCCAGGACCGGGGCGAGTTGGGTCGCCTTGAGGGTCGCGTTGCCGACGAACGTTTCCGCGGTCTCCTCGACCTCCGGCGCGTCGGGGTACGGCGTGAGGTCGGTCAGGTCCAGCGGCAGGTCGCCGAGCAGCGCGAGCATTTCCTTGAGCTTCTTCTTGTTGCGGCTGCCGAGTACGAGTCGCGTCATCGCGGCCTTTCCGAGGGTGAATGTGTGCCGGTCACGGCGTCCCATTCGGTCGTCATCTGTTCAACGTTCGGTGGATGGTACACGGGGCGCGGGTCCGTTTCGAGTGCCATCCCGGCGGGCGCGAGCGCTCGACCCCGGCCGCGACCACGAGATGCGGCGGAACCCTTATGAGTGGACCGAGTGGGGCGCCGCAAAAATCCGTTCGGAACGACCCGGTGGCGGGACGCGGGGCGCGCGGTTAGCATGTCTCTGCGCTCCGCGCGCGAGTCCTCCCTAAACTCGAAGAGTGTTCACCATGCTCACCCGACGCGACCTACTCCGCTCCGCCACCGCCGGCGCCGCTGCACTCGTACTCCCAACAACCCCGGCGCTCCTGCGGGCCGATGACGCGAAAGGCTTCACGCTGCCGAAGCTCCCCTACGCGTTCGACGCGCTGGAGCCGGCCATCGACGCCAAGACGATGGAGATCCACCACGACAAGCACCACCAGGCGTACGTGGACAACCTGAACAAGGCGCTCGCGAAGCACCCCGACTGGCTCGCCAAGCCGATCGTCGAGGTGGTCCGCGATTACAAGAAGCTGCCGGCGGAGTTGCAGACGCCCGTGCGGAACAACGGCGGCGGGCACCTGAACCACACGTGGTTCTGGCAGATGATGACCAAGCCGGGCGGCGCGGGGCCGTCGGGCGAACTGCTCAAGGCCATCGAGACCAGTTTCGGCTCTCTGGACGGCTTCAAGAAGGAGTTCACCGCGGCCGCGACGACCCAGTTCGGCAGCGGCTGGGCGTGGCTGGTGAAGGGCAAGGAGAAGCCGCTGGAAGTCGTCAAGTTGCCCAACCAGGACAACCCGGTGACCGACGGGCGCGTCGTGCTCCTGGGCGTGGACGTGTGGGAACACGCCTATTACCTGAAGTACCAGAACAAGCGGGCCGACTACGTGGCCGCGTGGTACGGTGTCGTCAACTGGCCGTTCGTGGCCGAGTTGTACGCCGCGAAGTGATTTGGCGAACCGCCGGCGTGAGCCGGCGGGTGAGACTCATGTGGTGATACGCGCCCATACGATCGCGTATCGCCTCATGGAAGCCGGCCCCCCAACCCGTTCGACCGCCCGCGACGGGAAGAGTCCGCGGCGATCATTGTGGTCCCGTCGTGCGTATATAGTGTGCCGACGCACTGCCGGCCGCACCCGGGCGGGTTCCTCTGCCGATTTGCCCCCCGCTCTTGCTTCCCCGTCCGGTGCAGGTAGAACATCCGACACCCATATTTCCGTTCCGGCCGATGGCCGAGAGTTTCGGACGCCTGGAGGTTCACCCGTGCTCCGTACCCGTTTCGCCGTCGCCGCCCTGCTGGGCGTCGCCCTGACCGCCGTCGCCGGTGGCCAGGACCGCACGTTCACGCTGAAGTTCAAGGACGACAAAGGGGCGCTGGTGCCCTTCTACCAGGAGATGAGCACCGAGGTCACGCAGCACATCAAGGTGCAGGGCCAGGACCTGCCGCAGCAGCAGAAGAGCACGTTCTGGTACGCGTGGACCCCGGTGAAAGAAGACAAGGTCAAGGAGGGGACCGAGGACGTCGCCAAGTGGACGCTGAAGGAGAAGATCGAGGGGCTGAAGATGGACATCGACATCTCCGGCAACCCGATCAAGTACGACTCCCGCACCCCGGACGCCCCCGGCAGCGCCGGGAACCCCGGGCTGGTCGAGTTCTTCAAGAGCCTGAAGGACTCGGAGTTCACGGTGACGCTGGGCAAGAACTACAAGGTCGAGAAGGTGGACGGGAAGGAAGACTTCATCAAGAAGCTCGTCGCCGGCAGCCCGCAGATGGACGCGCTGTTGAAGAAGGTGATGACGGACGACGCGCTGAAGGAGATGACGGACCCGACGTACAAGCTGCTGCCGGAGGGGCCGAAGAAGAAGGGCGACAAGTGGGAGCGGAAGACGAGCCTGAACCTGGGGCCGATCGGGAGCTACGAACTGACCTACAAGTTCACCTACCTGGAGCCGGACAAGGAAGGGGACAAGAAGGACTTCGACAAGATCGAGGTGGAGACGGCGATCAGCTACACGGCCCCGAAGGAGACGACGGACGGCCTGCTGTTCCGGATCAAGGACGGGAGCAAGCTGACGAGCGACCCGTCGGGGAGCAAGGGCGTGGTGTACTACGACCCGAAGGCCCAGCGGATCGCGGAGGCGACGATCAACATCAAGCTGCGGGGCGACCTGATCGTGGTGATCGGCGGGACCGACACCAAGGTGGAACTGACCCAGGAGCAGAAGACCACCATCAAGACCGCCGACACTAGCTTCCTCGCGCCGCCGAAGGCGCCCACCGCGCCGACCCCGCCCAAGTCGTAATTCTCGCCCGACCGCGATCACTCTCCGCCCGGCCCCCGCGCCGGGCGGTTTCGTTTCGGGAGTTCCTCATGAAGATCGCCGTTCTGGGGGCGGCCGGGCAACTCGGCCGCGACCTGTGCCCGCGCCTCGCCGCCCTCGGCGACGTGGTCCTGCTGTCGCGTGCCGACATCGACCTGTCGCGGCCCGAGGCGGTGCCCCCGGCCGTGTTGGCCGCGAGTCGCCCCGACGTGTTCATCAACTGCGCCGCGTACAACCTCGTGGATAAGGCCGAAGTGGAGCCCGAAGCGGCGTTCGCCACGAACGCGCTGGGCGTTCGGGCGCTGGCGAAAGCGTGCCACGCGGCCCGCGTTCGGTTCGTCCACTTCAGCACGGACTACGTCTTCGGACTTCACACCCCGCGCCGCGCGCCGCGCGCCGAGACGGACGTGCCCGGCCCGGAGAGCGTGTACGCCGCGAGCAAACTCGCGGGCGAGTGCTTCGCGCTCTCCGAAGCGCGGGACGCGCTCGTCGTCCGTACTTGCGGCCTGTACGGCGTCTGGGGCAGCGGCGGGAAGGGCGGGAACTTTGTTGAGACGATGTTGCGGGTCGCGGGACAGGGCAAGCCGCTGCGGGTGGTGAACGATCAGCACTGCACCCCGAGTTACACCGCCGACGTGGCCGACGCGACCGTGCAACTCGTCCGCAACGGTACGAGCGGGTTGTTTCACATCGTGAACCGGGGTGCGGGTACGTGGTTCGAGTTCGCGGCGGAGATTTTCCGCCAGGCCGGACTGAAACCCGATCTCACGCCCATCACCAGCGCCGAGTTCAACGCCGCCGCGAAGCGGCCGGCCTACAGCGTCCTCGCGACCGACAAACTCGTGGCGGCGGGCGTGCCGGCGCTGCGCCCGTGGCCGGAGGCGCTCGCCGCGTACCTCGCGGAGCGGCAGAACAAACCCGCCGGAAAGTAGGTCACTCGCTCCGCGAGTGGCACCAATCACCAACCCCCAATAGCGCGGGCGCGGTGGCGGAAAGTCGGTCGCTCGTTCCGCGAGCGATGCGAGCCACCGGCTCCAAAAATCGGAATGGCGCGACTCGCGGCGCGAGGTCGCCTACTTTCCCGCGACGCGCCCACCATTTTTCGATTTCTTTCATTCCCGCTGCGCCCCCTTGACACGAGGCGTCTGCGCAGCGAAACTGAAATGAGACGAAATCTCAACAAGATTCGCCACGGGCGATTTTCCGCCGCACCGCGCGAGCCGGGAGTGAGAGTGGCGACGAGCTGGCAACCGGCAGCCCCGACTTTGTCGGAAACGGCTGCGAGCCCCGAAGGGGCGGGACGTCTCATGCTGATGCCCTTGGACATGCTGAACGCCGGCGAGTGGGCCGAGGTGGAAGAGGTATCCGGCCAACCGGCCTGGGTCGGGCGCCTCGCCGAACTCGGCATCCGCCAGGGGTGCCGCGTGCAGGTGATGCAGCCGGGAACGACGTGCCTGCTGAACGTGTCCGGCTGCAAGTTGTGCCTGCGCGGCGGCGAGTGCTCGCAGATCCTCGTCCGGCCCGTTGCCGGGCAGATCGGTTGATATGGCCACCCTTGCCGACCTGTCACCCGGCCAGAGCGCCGAGGTGCTGTCCCTGTCCGGTGACCCCGCTCTCGTGCAGCGCCTGTACGAGTTCGGCCTGCTCGAGGGGGAGCGGGTCGAACTCCTCGCCCGTGCGCCGTTGGGCGATCCGATCGAGATCCAGCTCGGTAACTCCCGCCTGAGCCTGCGTAAAGCCGAAGCGGCACAAATTACCGTTCGGATCGTTTAGACGCGCCCCCACGCGCCACCACAATGCACACCTCTCCACTTACCGTCGCACTGGTTGGGAACCCCAACGCCGGAAAATCGACGCTGTTCAACGCGCTCTCCGGCCTGCGGCAGCGGGTCGGCAATTACCCCGGCGTCACCGTCGAGATGAAGAAGGGGCAGTTCACCGCCGACGGCGTGGCGGCCGATCTCATCGACCTGCCGGGCACCTACAGTCTCGCCGCGCGCAGCCCGGACGAGATGGTCGCGGTCGATCTGCTCCTCGGGCGGCGGCCGGACGAGCCCCGGCCCGCGGTCGTCGTCTCCATCGTCGATGCCACCAACCTCGACCGGCACCTGTACCTCACCAGCCAGTTGCTCGACCTCGGCGTGCCGGTCGTCGTCGCGGTCAACATGATCGACGCGGCCCGCGCGCAGGGGCTGACGTTCGATTACGCGAAGCTGTCCGCCGCCCTGGGGGCACCGGTGGTGCCGATCCAGGCGAACAACGGCGCCGGCCTGCCCGAACTGACGAAGGCGATCCGGACCGCGGCGGAGTCCGGTTCGGTTCCCCACGGCCCGCAGTTCCCGGCCGCCTTCAACGAGGTCGCCGAGCAGTTCCAGAAGGAGCTTTCGGACGAGGTCCCGGCGTTCCTCGTGCGCCGGCTGCTCATCGACGTGGGCGGTTACACGGAACAGTGGCTCGTGGAGCGGCACGGAGATGGGCTGAAGGCGAAGCTCGCCGCCGCGCGAGACAAACTCGCCGCGGGCGGGCAGGGCGTGCCGGGCGTGGAGGCCCGCACGCGGTTCGGCTGGGTGCGCGCCGCCGTGGCCGCGGCCGTGACGAAGCCCGCGGTGCGGCCCGTCACCTGGACCGATCGCATCGACCGGGTTCTGACGCACCGGCTGTGGGGCACGGTCGTGTTCCTGGCGGTCATGTTCCTGATGTTCCAGTCGATCTTCCTGTGGGCGAAGCCGCTCATGGATCTGATCGACGGCGGGCGCGAGGCGATCGCGAAGGGCGCCGAAGGGCGGCTCCCCGTCGGCCCGCTCCGCGCGCTGCTCGTGGACGGGGTCATCAAGGGCGCGGGCAGCGTGCTGGTGTTCCTGCCGCAGATCATGATCCTGTTCGGGTTCATCGGGGTGCTGGAGGACTGCGGGTACATGGCCCGCGCCGCGTTCCTCATGGACCGGGTCATGTCCCGGTGCGGGCTGAGCGGGAAGTCGTTCATCCCGATGCTGTCGAGCGTGGCGTGCGCGGTGCCGGGCATCATGGCGACGCGGGTGATCGAGAACCGCCGCGACCGGCTCGCGACCGTTCTCGTGGCGCCGCTCATGAGCTGTTCGGCCCGGCTGCCGGTGTACGTGCTCCTGATCGGCGCGTTCCTCGCGAAGCCGGGGGGGGCGACCTGGCTGCCGGGGCTGGTCCTGTTCGCGATGTACATGATCGGCTTCACGGTCGCGCCGCTGGTGGCGCTCGTCCTGAAGCGGACGCTGCTCCGCGGCGCGCCGCCGGTGTTCGTGATGGAACTCCCGGCGTACCGCCGCCCGAAGCTGAGCGGTGTTGCCCGCCGCATGTACGACGCCGGCCGGGCGTTCACCGTGCGGGCCGGCACCATCATCCTCGCCGCGATGGTGCTGGTGTGGGCGCTGCTGTACTTCCCCTACACGGACCCGAACGGCGGGTCGTACCCCGACCGCATCGACGAAGCGGAACGGGCGGCGAAGCAGACCGAGGACCGGCTGAAGGAACTCAAGGCGAGGGCCGCGGCCACGGGCGACGAGAAGGCGGAGCTGGAGCAGCTCGAAGAGGCCGCGGCGCTCCCCGACAAGCTGAACGGTGAGTGGAAGCGCTCCAGCGCGCTGGGCCGGGCCGGGGTGTGGATGGAGCCGGCGTTCCGGCCGCTGGGCTGGGACTGGAAGATCGGCGTGGCCGCGATGGCGAGCTTCCCGGCCCGCGAGGTGATCGTCGGCACGTTCGGCCTGCTGTACGACGTGGGCGAGGTGGACACGAAGGCGATCGGCAACGACCAGGCCGACGACGACGCGAAGGAAAAGGCCGCGGGTCTGACGAAGGCGGTTCAGGAGGAGTGGGCGAAGGACCCGATTCGCGGCAAGTACGGCGTGCCGGTGGCGCTGTCGCTGATGGTGTTCTTCGCGCTCTGTTGTCAGTGCGCGTCCACGCTCGTGGTGATCCGCCACGAGACGAAGAGCTGGCTCTGGCCCGCGTTCACCTTTACGTACATGACGGTACTGGCGTACCTCGGGGCGCTCGTCACGTTCCAGGTGGGCCGGCTGATCGTGGGGTGAGACATGTCGGTGGCGCTTCAACTCGTTCTGGTCGCGGTCATCGTGGCCGGCGCTGCGGGGTACGTGGTGCGCGCCTCGTGGAAGACGTGGTTCGGCCGGTCGAAGTCCGGGTGCGGCTCCGGGTGCGGCAAGTGCGCGGCGCCTGCGCCGGAACCGGTGGTGACGGGGCGGCGCCCGCTCCCGATGGCGTAGCACGGCACGCCACCGCGGGCCGCGTACCACGATCGCGAGTGGGCGAAGATGATGTGTGACGTCGGGCTGATCCCGAGCGACACGGGCGAAGAGGGCGGCAAGCAAACCGGGCAGCGGATGACGCACTACATCGAAAAGGGGGGCCGATTCGAAACCGCCTTCAAGGCCATGCCGGAAACGATCCGGCTGCCCTGGACGAGCGGTGGCGCGCTCCTCGGCATCAAAGGACCGAAGGAACCGAAAGCGAAAAACAAGATCAAATACACGTGCGCGGGCGGGTGCGACGTGAACGTGTGGGGCAAGCCCGGTCTTCGGATCGCGTGCGGCGAGTGCGAAGAATTGTTCGAAGAGATCGAAGCCGATTGACGCTGACAGGGCGCGGGCGCTACTTTCGGAGCAGCGCCCGCATCGCGACTACTTCTCAGGCTTTTTTTCAGGAGGAGGCAGCAGAACACGGCGGACGGACGGTTTCGGCCCTTTACCCGTAACCGTTACCTTCTTGACCACATCCTTGCCGAATGAATAGATCGTAACTCGATCCTCGTCCTGCTTCACTTTCCATAGCGGATCATTTAGTGTCATCGCAACCGTCGTAGCGGCGTTTTTTGGACCGGCCACCTCACCAATACCAATCGAAAGCGGGACGCTCTCTCCAGAGGCCAGGGTGATCGTGACATAAAATCTGTACGTGCATTGTTGGCAGCGGGCAGGGGCCGGAAATCGAGTTCGTAAGCTGCCGGCAGAGTGCCAAGCGCTGCCGGCAGCACCAAGCCGCAAACGAGCATGAGCATGGCAGCAAACCTTTCGGTGTTTATTAATACGGACTACTTCTTTTTCGGCAGCATTGGCACCCAGCAAACAGCCGGCTTCCACCCCTCTGACGAAAAGGTGATGGACCGGAAGGTAGAAGCCTTCGAAGATTCCAGCACGAAAAGGGTCTTGCCCACCTCCCGCGCCTTATAGCCGGACACCTCCTTAATGCGGTAGGCGAGCACCTCGCGTACCGCCTCTGCGGTCGTGCCTGGTTGATATGTGCCTCTGTAGATAAAGACAGTGCCGTTCGCTGCAACGATACGCGCGCTGATTTCGACCGCTTCTTGTCCGGGCCAACTGGAGGTGTCGATGTGGTATTCGCACGGGATAACGTGCAGCACCGAAGCTAACGTAAACGCGGAGAGAGACATGGGTTCACCTGATGTAAGCGAAACGCCGAACAGGTGGCGGCCGTCAACGGCCCGCCACCTACCGAACACGTCGGAATTGACAGGACTAGCTATTACCTCGGCAAGGAAGTTGCTCAAGGTGTAACATAAAAGGGGCCTCGTAGTGGCCCCGATCGGTCTCACCATCGTCCGCTGAGCGGCTGCGTCATGGCGATCACATTGCCGGATTCTCGTGGGCTGTCCGACGAAGTCCTGCAGGCGTTGCGCCTGCGCGCGTTGCACGGGATCGAGTCCGGGTTCTCGCAAGCCGATGTGGCCCGGTTGCTGGGTGTCGCGGGTGAAACCGTGTCGCGCTGGTGGACGGCCTACACGGCGGGTGGGCTGCAGGCCCTGCCCCAGGAGCGCACCGGGCGACCGGTGGGAACCGGGCGCACCCTCTCCGACGAGCAAGGGGCCCACCTGCAACTACTGCTCGACACCAAGAGCCCGTCGGATCTGGGGATCGCCGCGCCCGTGTGGAACCGTCGCGCGGTTCGCGACCTGATCCTCAACGAGTACGGGCTCCGGGTGCCGATTCGCACCGTGGGGGAATACTTGCGGCGCTGGGGCTATACGGCCAAGAAGCCGTCCCGCCACGCCCGCAAGCAAGATCCCGACGAGGTGCGTGAGTGGCTCGAGCAGACGTATCCGGCCATTGAAAAGCTGGCTCGGGCGGAACGGGCCACCATGTTCTGGTGCGATGAGACCGGGACGGCCGCCGACGCGTATCCCGGTTACGGGTACGCCCGCGAGGGCCAACGGGCGACGATCGAGGTTCCCGATCCGCACATCCGGATGAACATGGTCTCCGGGATCAGTAACACGGGCGATGTGCGGTTCCTGACGTATTCCGGCACGATGACGGCCGAGCGGTTCATCACGTTCCTGAAGCAGTTGCTGACGACCGTGCCGGGTACGATCTTCGTGATCGTGGACAACTTGCCCGCCCACGCCAAGGATGCGGTCGTCGCTTGGGTCCAACAGCATGAGGATCGGCTCGCCGTGTTTTATCTGCCCCGGTACAGTCCCGAATTGAACCCCGACGAGTATCTCAACAACGACCTGAAGGGGCAGGTGCATGACGCCGGCTTGCCCGACACGAGCAAAACCCTGCGCTCGCGAATCCAACGCTTCATGCACAAGCTCCTGATGCTACCCAAACATGTGATGAGCTACTTCCTCCATCCAAAAGTAAACTATTGCGCATCAGGTTAATGATAAAATTATTTGCCGGGGTAATAAGACAAACAACCGACGTCTCGCAATCCCGGTTATTCCGCCGAAGGTGCCCATACCGGGGCTACACCGTTCGGACCTTTCGTTGCCTCGTCAAGCTTTGGATAGCTGGACATCAAGCCGGTGTTCTGGTTGAACTTGAACGCCTCCACCTTTGAAAGCTGGGACGTTGCCGTACCCTTAATGTCCAGCCTTGTAGTTCCGACTGCCGTAACCTTGAAGCCCAGCGCAAGCCGGCCCGGTTCATACGCGCCGCGGACTTGTGCGGAACCGCGAGTGGC from the Frigoriglobus tundricola genome contains:
- the feoB gene encoding ferrous iron transport protein B; protein product: MHTSPLTVALVGNPNAGKSTLFNALSGLRQRVGNYPGVTVEMKKGQFTADGVAADLIDLPGTYSLAARSPDEMVAVDLLLGRRPDEPRPAVVVSIVDATNLDRHLYLTSQLLDLGVPVVVAVNMIDAARAQGLTFDYAKLSAALGAPVVPIQANNGAGLPELTKAIRTAAESGSVPHGPQFPAAFNEVAEQFQKELSDEVPAFLVRRLLIDVGGYTEQWLVERHGDGLKAKLAAARDKLAAGGQGVPGVEARTRFGWVRAAVAAAVTKPAVRPVTWTDRIDRVLTHRLWGTVVFLAVMFLMFQSIFLWAKPLMDLIDGGREAIAKGAEGRLPVGPLRALLVDGVIKGAGSVLVFLPQIMILFGFIGVLEDCGYMARAAFLMDRVMSRCGLSGKSFIPMLSSVACAVPGIMATRVIENRRDRLATVLVAPLMSCSARLPVYVLLIGAFLAKPGGATWLPGLVLFAMYMIGFTVAPLVALVLKRTLLRGAPPVFVMELPAYRRPKLSGVARRMYDAGRAFTVRAGTIILAAMVLVWALLYFPYTDPNGGSYPDRIDEAERAAKQTEDRLKELKARAAATGDEKAELEQLEEAAALPDKLNGEWKRSSALGRAGVWMEPAFRPLGWDWKIGVAAMASFPAREVIVGTFGLLYDVGEVDTKAIGNDQADDDAKEKAAGLTKAVQEEWAKDPIRGKYGVPVALSLMVFFALCCQCASTLVVIRHETKSWLWPAFTFTYMTVLAYLGALVTFQVGRLIVG
- a CDS encoding FeoB-associated Cys-rich membrane protein, whose amino-acid sequence is MSVALQLVLVAVIVAGAAGYVVRASWKTWFGRSKSGCGSGCGKCAAPAPEPVVTGRRPLPMA
- a CDS encoding IS630 family transposase — translated: MAITLPDSRGLSDEVLQALRLRALHGIESGFSQADVARLLGVAGETVSRWWTAYTAGGLQALPQERTGRPVGTGRTLSDEQGAHLQLLLDTKSPSDLGIAAPVWNRRAVRDLILNEYGLRVPIRTVGEYLRRWGYTAKKPSRHARKQDPDEVREWLEQTYPAIEKLARAERATMFWCDETGTAADAYPGYGYAREGQRATIEVPDPHIRMNMVSGISNTGDVRFLTYSGTMTAERFITFLKQLLTTVPGTIFVIVDNLPAHAKDAVVAWVQQHEDRLAVFYLPRYSPELNPDEYLNNDLKGQVHDAGLPDTSKTLRSRIQRFMHKLLMLPKHVMSYFLHPKVNYCASG